Proteins from a single region of Sinorhizobium alkalisoli:
- a CDS encoding gamma-butyrobetaine hydroxylase-like domain-containing protein produces MSDHWPTELRISKDRHRLVVTFDDGASFDLSAELLRVLSPSAEVQGHGPGQRVTVPGKRNVQILSVQPTGNYAVRIGFDDFHDTGIYTWSYLRELGEKGDVLFQAYEQELADKGMSRDRSEKPR; encoded by the coding sequence ATGAGCGACCACTGGCCGACCGAATTGCGCATATCGAAGGATCGCCATCGGTTGGTGGTGACCTTCGACGATGGTGCCTCCTTCGATCTTTCGGCCGAACTGCTGCGCGTGCTTTCGCCCTCGGCCGAAGTGCAGGGGCATGGGCCCGGCCAGCGCGTGACTGTGCCCGGCAAGCGCAATGTGCAGATCCTTTCGGTCCAGCCGACGGGAAACTATGCGGTGCGGATCGGCTTCGACGATTTCCACGACACCGGCATTTACACCTGGTCCTACCTGCGTGAGTTGGGCGAGAAGGGCGACGTCCTGTTCCAAGCTTACGAGCAGGAGCTTGCGGACAAGGGCATGTCGCGCGACCGGTCCGAAAAGCCGCGCTGA
- the moaA gene encoding GTP 3',8-cyclase MoaA: MNTARIDSESAQPIDDVTAPMVDPFGRAITYLRVSVTDRCDFRCTYCMAEHMTFLPKKDLLTLEELHRLCSAFIAKGVRKLRLTGGEPLVRKNIMFLVRELGKEIEAGRLDELTLTTNGSQLSRYAAELADCGVRRINVSLDTRDADKFRQITRWGELAKVMEGIDAAQTAGLKVKVNAVALKGFNDAEIPDLMRWAHGRGMDLTLIETMPMGEIDEDRTDHYLPLSEMRERLETQFTLRDVPYRTGGPARYVEVEETGGRLGLITPLTHNFCESCNRVRLTCTGTLYMCLGQNDAADLRAALRATNDDAYLSKVIDEAIGRKPKGHDFIIDREHNRPAVARHMSVTGG, encoded by the coding sequence TTGAACACGGCCAGAATAGACAGCGAAAGCGCGCAACCGATCGATGACGTGACCGCCCCGATGGTCGACCCTTTCGGCCGTGCGATCACCTATCTGCGGGTGTCCGTCACCGACCGCTGCGACTTCCGCTGCACATACTGTATGGCGGAACATATGACGTTCCTGCCGAAAAAGGACCTCTTGACGCTCGAGGAACTTCACCGGCTCTGTTCCGCCTTCATCGCCAAGGGCGTGCGCAAGCTGCGGCTGACCGGCGGCGAACCGCTGGTACGCAAGAACATCATGTTCCTCGTTCGGGAACTCGGTAAAGAGATCGAGGCCGGCCGGCTCGACGAATTGACGCTGACCACGAACGGCTCGCAACTCTCGAGATATGCAGCCGAACTCGCCGATTGCGGCGTCCGCCGCATCAATGTCTCGCTCGACACCCGCGATGCCGACAAATTCCGGCAGATCACCCGTTGGGGAGAGCTGGCGAAAGTGATGGAAGGCATCGATGCCGCCCAGACCGCAGGCCTCAAGGTCAAGGTCAATGCGGTGGCACTCAAGGGCTTCAACGACGCCGAGATCCCGGACCTGATGCGCTGGGCGCACGGGCGCGGCATGGACCTGACGCTGATCGAGACCATGCCGATGGGCGAGATCGACGAGGACCGCACCGATCACTACCTGCCGCTTTCCGAAATGCGCGAGCGTCTCGAGACGCAATTCACGTTACGGGATGTGCCCTACCGTACCGGCGGTCCCGCCCGTTACGTCGAGGTGGAGGAGACCGGCGGCCGGCTCGGCCTGATCACGCCCCTCACCCACAATTTCTGCGAAAGCTGCAACCGCGTCCGTCTCACCTGCACCGGCACGCTCTATATGTGCCTCGGCCAGAACGACGCCGCGGACCTGCGCGCCGCGCTGCGCGCCACCAATGACGACGCCTACCTGTCGAAAGTCATCGACGAGGCGATCGGCCGCAAACCCAAGGGCCACGATTTCATCATCGACCGCGAACACAACCGCCCCGCCGTGGCGCGGCATATGAGTGTGACTGGCGGGTGA
- a CDS encoding methyl-accepting chemotaxis protein has product MSVIDRLLQRLRIVTKVLLFVIPLVALIAGIGLVGFFTARTLNGHMTVTRETINNLSDFQALRSALQAFADDPSAKARDALVHAIDEQEAGVGALDALLTRDADKAQIASVVGLGSRMRAQTDKLWAVEVEREKVTESLEAALADMTRNGNGAYKQIDILRSQSGEKEAFAKALLFDAAAYQGLAERIKKFRLPVTMAVNPDAKIEQANKLLPHLMKQIDESERIASEKVKKPIGELKALAEQVQAVLAGPEENDKKKNALVPILSKFSKYEADFAKAAAANSDTAAKRFVSMDGEIVTLKTLIGLMGETFKGLDSARLHISELHRKLDPANRDLVVADLKAVRETADKLSELGAKNATLRELPAKLGPSLDNIDKGTAALIDVGARWQATKSEAAALVADASSTLESFVSRAQEAGKQDSQRSATVSIVAMVAGTLLAIIGGLMLVETLRGPLKRVTETMTRLANGDLEVAIEGRNRGDEIGDMVRSVAVFRDNALENVRLGREAEAARTLSAQEQARRSEERARVEAEQMQALNALSDVLSQLAAGNLEEGMAEDLPEDYVIMARTYNNAVEALRATLMDVRLVTEEITGGTGNLSASADDLARRTEQQAAALEESSRALSQLTEIVRATAESARQTTVSVDETNSYAQHSGEVVAKAIDAMAAINRSSEKIGTIIGVIDEIAFQTNLLALNAGVEAARAGEAGRGFAVVAQEVRELAQRCASAAREIKELISASSVQVRSGVELVQETGNALSVINDHIATIHSLVSNIEAAAADQYRGLNEVNTAVHEVELITQQNAAMVEENTAEIHGLRRQVEMLNEKIERFKTGTNGVASSYGQGRYGAATYAA; this is encoded by the coding sequence ATGTCTGTCATCGATCGCCTTCTGCAGCGCCTGCGCATTGTTACGAAAGTCCTCCTTTTCGTCATACCGCTTGTGGCGCTGATTGCCGGGATCGGCCTCGTCGGCTTTTTCACCGCTCGCACCCTCAACGGGCACATGACGGTCACCCGCGAAACGATCAACAATCTTTCGGACTTCCAGGCGCTCAGAAGCGCCCTTCAGGCTTTCGCGGATGATCCGAGTGCCAAGGCGCGCGACGCGCTCGTGCACGCGATCGACGAGCAGGAGGCGGGCGTTGGGGCGCTTGATGCCTTGCTGACGCGGGATGCCGACAAGGCTCAGATCGCCTCCGTCGTCGGCCTCGGCAGCCGGATGCGCGCCCAGACGGATAAGCTCTGGGCGGTCGAAGTCGAACGGGAGAAGGTGACGGAATCGCTGGAAGCCGCGCTTGCCGACATGACCAGGAACGGCAACGGCGCCTACAAGCAGATCGATATCCTGCGCTCGCAATCGGGCGAGAAGGAAGCCTTCGCAAAGGCGTTGCTGTTCGACGCGGCGGCCTATCAGGGCTTGGCCGAGCGGATCAAGAAATTCCGCCTGCCGGTTACTATGGCGGTCAATCCGGATGCAAAGATCGAGCAGGCGAACAAGTTGCTGCCGCACCTGATGAAGCAGATCGACGAGTCGGAACGGATCGCCTCCGAGAAGGTCAAGAAACCGATAGGCGAGCTCAAAGCACTGGCGGAACAGGTCCAGGCAGTCCTGGCGGGGCCTGAGGAGAACGACAAGAAGAAGAACGCGCTCGTGCCGATCCTCAGCAAGTTCTCGAAATATGAGGCCGATTTCGCCAAGGCGGCGGCGGCCAACTCCGATACAGCTGCAAAGCGCTTCGTCAGCATGGACGGCGAAATCGTGACGCTGAAGACGCTGATTGGCCTGATGGGCGAGACGTTCAAGGGGCTGGACAGCGCCCGTCTTCACATCAGCGAGTTGCATCGAAAGCTGGATCCGGCAAACCGCGATCTCGTCGTCGCCGACCTCAAGGCAGTCCGCGAAACGGCCGACAAGCTATCCGAACTCGGCGCGAAGAACGCAACCCTGCGTGAGCTGCCGGCAAAGCTCGGCCCGTCGCTCGACAATATCGACAAGGGGACCGCGGCGCTGATCGATGTCGGCGCGCGCTGGCAGGCGACCAAGAGCGAGGCGGCGGCCCTCGTCGCCGATGCAAGCAGCACGCTGGAAAGCTTCGTCAGCCGTGCCCAGGAAGCCGGAAAGCAGGACAGCCAGCGCTCGGCAACCGTCTCGATCGTGGCGATGGTCGCCGGGACGCTGCTGGCGATCATTGGCGGGCTGATGCTTGTGGAGACGCTGCGCGGTCCCTTGAAGCGCGTCACCGAGACGATGACGCGGCTTGCCAATGGCGATCTCGAAGTGGCGATCGAAGGGCGCAACCGCGGCGACGAGATCGGCGACATGGTCCGCTCCGTCGCCGTCTTCCGCGACAATGCGCTGGAAAATGTCCGCCTCGGGCGCGAGGCCGAGGCGGCACGGACGCTGTCCGCCCAGGAACAGGCTCGCCGCTCAGAGGAGCGCGCGCGCGTCGAGGCGGAACAGATGCAGGCCCTGAATGCGCTTTCCGACGTGCTGTCGCAGCTTGCCGCCGGCAATCTCGAGGAAGGCATGGCGGAGGATCTGCCGGAAGACTACGTGATCATGGCGCGCACCTACAACAATGCGGTCGAAGCCCTGCGCGCGACCCTGATGGATGTCCGCCTCGTGACGGAAGAGATCACCGGCGGCACCGGCAACCTCTCGGCTTCGGCCGACGATCTTGCCCGCCGCACCGAACAACAGGCGGCAGCCCTCGAGGAAAGCTCGCGGGCGCTAAGCCAGCTGACGGAGATCGTTCGCGCCACGGCCGAGAGCGCTCGGCAGACGACCGTTTCCGTCGATGAGACGAATTCCTATGCACAGCATTCCGGCGAAGTCGTCGCCAAGGCGATTGACGCCATGGCGGCGATCAATCGTTCCTCGGAAAAGATCGGAACGATCATCGGTGTAATCGACGAAATCGCCTTCCAGACCAACCTGCTGGCGTTGAATGCGGGCGTCGAGGCGGCGCGCGCAGGCGAGGCGGGCCGCGGCTTCGCCGTCGTGGCGCAGGAGGTGCGGGAACTGGCCCAGCGTTGTGCGAGTGCCGCACGCGAGATCAAGGAGCTTATTTCCGCGAGTTCCGTTCAGGTGCGCAGCGGCGTCGAGCTGGTGCAGGAAACCGGCAATGCACTGTCGGTCATCAACGATCACATTGCGACGATCCACAGCCTCGTCAGCAATATCGAGGCCGCCGCCGCCGACCAGTATCGCGGCCTGAACGAGGTCAATACCGCGGTGCACGAAGTTGAATTGATCACGCAACAGAATGCCGCAATGGTCGAGGAGAACACGGCCGAGATCCACGGCCTGCGCCGCCAGGTGGAAATGCTCAACGAGAAAATTGAGCGCTTCAAGACCGGCACGAACGGCGTAGCGTCAAGCTATGGCCAAGGGCGTTATGGGGCGGCGACTTACGCTGCGTAA
- a CDS encoding DMT family transporter has translation MHPSANLRGIVFMCLAMAAFSCNDALIKSVTGTMNTGQIMFVRGLLTTLMALAVALHFGALRPIRTIFRPVILLRIAMEALASVTYISALALIPLANASAIMQALPLAVTLGAALFLGQPVGWRRWAAIVIGFVGVLIVLRPGPEGFTPAALTVVACVFVTATRDLCTRRIGTEVPSLFITVTTAFVTTLVGAALIVPFGGWQPVSATSFTHIVGASALLMLGYQTIVLAMREGDISVIAPFRYTGLVWSITIGIVFFAETPDRWMLAGVAVIIGSGLYTFYRESLRGRTAVAQRAVTSPLE, from the coding sequence ATGCACCCCTCAGCCAATCTCCGCGGCATCGTCTTCATGTGCCTGGCCATGGCCGCTTTTTCCTGTAACGACGCGCTGATCAAGTCGGTGACCGGCACGATGAATACCGGTCAGATCATGTTCGTGCGCGGTCTGCTGACCACCTTGATGGCGCTGGCGGTTGCGCTCCACTTCGGTGCCCTGCGTCCGATCCGCACGATTTTTCGGCCGGTGATCCTGCTGCGTATCGCAATGGAAGCCCTCGCATCGGTGACCTATATTTCGGCGCTCGCCCTCATACCGCTGGCCAATGCATCGGCGATCATGCAGGCGCTGCCGCTCGCGGTGACGCTCGGCGCGGCCCTCTTCCTCGGTCAGCCGGTCGGTTGGCGCCGCTGGGCGGCGATCGTGATCGGTTTTGTTGGCGTCTTGATCGTGCTGAGGCCAGGGCCCGAGGGCTTTACACCAGCGGCGCTGACAGTCGTCGCCTGCGTCTTCGTGACGGCAACGCGCGATCTCTGCACACGGCGGATCGGAACAGAAGTGCCCTCGCTCTTCATCACCGTCACCACCGCCTTCGTCACGACGCTGGTCGGAGCGGCGCTTATCGTCCCGTTCGGCGGCTGGCAGCCGGTATCGGCGACCTCCTTCACCCATATCGTCGGCGCCAGCGCGCTGTTGATGCTCGGCTATCAGACGATCGTCCTCGCCATGCGCGAGGGAGACATTTCGGTGATCGCGCCGTTCCGCTACACCGGGCTTGTCTGGTCGATCACGATCGGCATCGTCTTCTTTGCCGAGACGCCGGACCGCTGGATGCTGGCGGGCGTTGCCGTTATCATCGGCTCGGGTCTCTATACCTTTTATCGCGAAAGCCTGCGCGGACGCACCGCCGTCGCGCAGCGCGCTGTCACGAGCCCGCTGGAATAG
- the mobA gene encoding molybdenum cofactor guanylyltransferase MobA gives MTEGASTAAGRPAAVILAGGRSTRMGTPKASASLGGRSLLAHVTARLRPQVASIAVNLNAEPGIALPSDTTMIADTIPGFAGPLAGVLAAMRHVAKASPDASHVLTVPIDTPFFPATLAARLRNALTSAGEIAVAWSLGAMHPLFALWPIGLADDLDAWIRIDEKRRVRAFIARHPSVAVDFAPIATTAGPLDPFFNINTPQQLQEAEAWLAHIKDPAP, from the coding sequence ATGACCGAAGGCGCCTCCACTGCAGCCGGCCGCCCAGCCGCCGTCATTCTCGCCGGCGGCCGTTCCACGCGCATGGGCACACCGAAGGCGAGCGCCAGCCTCGGCGGACGCAGCTTGCTCGCCCATGTCACAGCCCGGCTAAGGCCGCAGGTCGCAAGCATCGCCGTCAATCTCAACGCCGAACCGGGCATCGCGCTACCGAGCGATACGACCATGATAGCCGACACGATCCCGGGCTTCGCCGGCCCGCTTGCCGGCGTGCTGGCGGCAATGCGTCACGTGGCGAAGGCTTCACCGGACGCGAGCCACGTCCTGACCGTGCCGATCGACACGCCCTTCTTTCCGGCCACGCTGGCGGCCAGGCTCCGGAATGCGCTCACGTCTGCCGGCGAGATCGCCGTTGCCTGGTCCCTCGGCGCGATGCATCCGCTCTTCGCCCTGTGGCCGATCGGACTAGCAGATGACCTGGATGCCTGGATCCGCATCGACGAGAAGCGGCGCGTTCGCGCCTTCATCGCTCGCCATCCCTCGGTAGCGGTGGACTTCGCGCCGATCGCCACGACGGCAGGACCGCTCGACCCGTTCTTCAACATCAATACGCCGCAACAGCTTCAGGAGGCGGAAGCATGGCTGGCGCATATCAAGGATCCCGCACCATGA
- the mobB gene encoding molybdopterin-guanine dinucleotide biosynthesis protein B: MNAPRIFGIAGWKNSGKTGLMVRLVSEMTRRGYRVSTVKHAHHDFDIDKVGADSYRHREAGAHEVTIVSSIRFAIMHELRGAAEPSFEEILSRLAPCDLVLIEGYKREPIPKIEARRLDSANREPLAPTDSHIVAIAADHLVADSPLPVFDLDDTAAIADFIEQTTGLRG, encoded by the coding sequence ATGAACGCACCCAGGATATTCGGCATCGCCGGCTGGAAGAACTCCGGCAAGACGGGTCTGATGGTCCGCCTCGTCAGCGAAATGACCCGGCGTGGCTATCGGGTGTCGACCGTCAAGCATGCCCACCACGACTTCGACATCGATAAGGTCGGCGCCGACAGCTACCGGCACCGCGAAGCGGGGGCGCATGAGGTGACTATCGTCTCCTCGATCCGCTTTGCCATCATGCATGAGTTGCGCGGAGCGGCCGAGCCGAGCTTCGAGGAAATCCTGTCGCGGCTCGCCCCTTGCGATCTCGTCCTCATCGAGGGATACAAGCGCGAACCAATTCCGAAGATCGAGGCCCGCCGGCTGGACTCGGCCAATCGCGAACCGCTGGCGCCAACCGACTCACACATCGTCGCCATCGCCGCCGATCACCTCGTCGCCGACAGCCCCCTGCCCGTCTTCGATCTCGACGACACGGCGGCGATCGCCGATTTCATCGAGCAAACCACGGGGTTGCGCGGCTGA
- a CDS encoding Lrp/AsnC family transcriptional regulator: MTAIDAIDRNILRLLRLNARMSNARLAEEIGLSPSACLRRIKLLEEAGVIRGYTALVDSGSSEDTIAVIINITLERQTEEHLDRFEAAVRKHPEIRECFLMTGGSDYLLRVEVAGAGEFERIHKEILSTLPGVLRIHSSFSIRNVLATRASKQR; encoded by the coding sequence ATGACCGCAATCGATGCGATCGACCGCAACATCCTGCGCCTGCTGCGGCTCAACGCGCGCATGAGCAATGCTCGCCTGGCCGAGGAAATCGGCCTGTCGCCTTCGGCTTGCTTGCGGCGGATAAAACTGCTCGAGGAGGCTGGCGTCATCCGCGGCTACACGGCATTGGTGGACAGCGGGAGTTCCGAAGACACGATCGCCGTGATCATCAACATCACGCTCGAACGGCAAACCGAGGAACATCTCGACCGTTTCGAAGCGGCCGTGCGAAAGCATCCGGAAATCCGCGAGTGCTTTCTGATGACCGGCGGATCGGATTATCTTCTAAGGGTGGAAGTGGCAGGCGCCGGCGAGTTCGAGCGGATCCACAAGGAAATCCTCTCGACGCTGCCGGGCGTCCTGCGGATTCATTCAAGCTTCTCGATCCGCAACGTTCTGGCTACCCGGGCCAGCAAGCAGCGTTGA
- the alr gene encoding alanine racemase yields MDGYAFHAQDRHARADTGASGYLTIDLAALRRNYRKLSLAVAPAAAAAVVKADAYGLGAEPVSRSLHAQGCRHFFVAQLMEAVELKPRLPNDTQLFVLNGLQPGAEESCADAGIVPVLNSLEQFRRWSLAAQKLGRVLPAVVQFDTGMSRLGVAPQERTALAAELKDCRNIEILFIMSHLACADEMDNGQNAEQLAEMHRIAAEFPDLDVCFANSGGVFLGGDYHGVLARPGIALYGGAPSAGKPNPMEPVVRLEVAVIQTRTVPAGTRIGYGGAHVASSEMRLATIAGGYADGFPRSLSGRGAVFHAGVRLPIVGRVSMDSITVDVTALPDGALSLGSLVEVFGPHQTLEDVAEAAGTISYEILTGLGRRYDRRYR; encoded by the coding sequence ATGGACGGATACGCTTTTCATGCTCAAGATCGCCATGCCCGAGCTGACACGGGGGCTTCCGGCTACCTGACCATTGATCTTGCCGCCTTGCGTCGAAACTATCGGAAGCTTTCCTTGGCTGTCGCACCCGCAGCGGCCGCGGCCGTTGTAAAGGCTGACGCCTACGGACTTGGTGCCGAGCCCGTGTCCAGATCCCTGCATGCGCAAGGCTGCCGGCATTTCTTCGTTGCGCAGCTGATGGAGGCTGTCGAACTCAAGCCGCGTCTGCCGAACGACACGCAACTTTTCGTGCTTAACGGATTGCAGCCCGGCGCAGAGGAGAGCTGCGCCGACGCCGGCATCGTTCCGGTGCTCAACTCCCTCGAGCAATTCCGGCGCTGGTCGCTTGCAGCGCAGAAACTCGGACGCGTGCTGCCCGCCGTGGTGCAGTTCGACACCGGCATGTCGCGGCTGGGCGTCGCGCCGCAGGAACGCACGGCGCTCGCAGCCGAGCTCAAGGACTGCCGGAATATCGAAATCCTGTTCATCATGAGTCATCTCGCCTGCGCCGACGAAATGGACAACGGGCAGAATGCCGAGCAACTCGCGGAGATGCACCGCATCGCCGCGGAGTTTCCGGATCTGGATGTCTGCTTCGCCAACTCGGGCGGCGTTTTCCTCGGCGGCGACTATCACGGCGTCCTGGCTCGACCGGGCATCGCCCTTTACGGTGGCGCGCCCTCTGCAGGGAAACCCAATCCGATGGAGCCCGTCGTGCGGCTCGAGGTCGCCGTCATCCAGACGAGGACGGTTCCCGCCGGCACGAGGATCGGATACGGCGGCGCACACGTGGCATCCTCCGAAATGCGGCTTGCTACCATCGCCGGCGGCTACGCCGATGGCTTTCCGCGCAGCCTGAGCGGCCGCGGCGCCGTCTTTCATGCGGGCGTTCGCCTGCCGATCGTTGGACGGGTCTCGATGGACAGCATCACGGTGGATGTCACCGCCCTGCCCGACGGCGCGCTTTCGCTTGGCAGCCTAGTCGAGGTCTTCGGCCCGCATCAGACGCTGGAAGACGTGGCGGAAGCCGCCGGCACGATCTCGTACGAAATCCTGACCGGCCTCGGCCGTCGATATGACCGGCGGTATCGCTGA
- a CDS encoding D-amino acid dehydrogenase produces the protein MKVIVLGAGVVGVTSAYQLAKAGHEVTVVDRQDGPALETSFANAGEVSFGYCSPWAAPGIPAKALKWLLMRHPPLILRPKLDRAMLAWMFQMLRNCTPERYAVNKSRMLRLADYSRTSLAEVRAETGIGYDERMKGTLQLFRTQQQLDASAKDVKALSADGIPYEVLDRDDCILAEPALKHVREKIVGGLLTPNDETGDCFKFTNTLAAKVAERGVRFAYGTRIKDLGVEGGRVHGVATDRGWLSADAVVVALGSYSPLLLKPLGIKLPVYPVKGYSLTIPITDPSRAPESTVMDETYKIAITRLGDRIRVGGMAEISGYTNDLCSARRRTLEHSVTDLFPGGDVQKASFWSGLRPMTPDGTPVIGATKIAGLFLNTGHGTLGWTMSCGSARLISDLVSGRKPDIDAADLAIARYS, from the coding sequence ATGAAAGTCATCGTACTTGGTGCCGGAGTGGTCGGCGTAACCAGCGCCTATCAACTGGCAAAGGCAGGTCACGAGGTCACGGTCGTCGACCGCCAGGACGGACCCGCTCTCGAGACCAGCTTCGCCAATGCAGGCGAAGTCTCCTTCGGGTATTGCTCGCCCTGGGCGGCGCCGGGCATCCCGGCGAAGGCGCTGAAATGGCTGTTGATGCGACACCCGCCGCTCATCCTGCGTCCCAAGCTCGACCGCGCAATGCTCGCCTGGATGTTCCAGATGCTGAGAAACTGCACGCCCGAGCGCTACGCGGTCAACAAGAGCCGCATGCTGCGTCTCGCCGATTACAGCCGGACGTCCCTCGCCGAGGTACGGGCCGAAACGGGCATTGGCTATGACGAGCGCATGAAGGGCACACTGCAGCTCTTCAGGACGCAACAACAGCTCGACGCCTCGGCAAAGGACGTGAAAGCCCTGTCGGCCGATGGCATCCCGTACGAAGTGCTCGACCGGGATGACTGCATCCTGGCGGAGCCCGCGCTGAAGCATGTCCGCGAAAAGATCGTCGGCGGATTGCTGACGCCGAATGACGAGACCGGCGATTGCTTCAAGTTCACCAACACGCTGGCCGCGAAGGTCGCAGAGCGTGGCGTCCGCTTCGCCTATGGCACACGCATCAAGGACCTCGGCGTGGAAGGCGGCCGGGTGCATGGGGTCGCCACCGATCGCGGCTGGTTGAGCGCCGATGCGGTCGTCGTTGCGCTCGGCAGCTATTCACCGCTCCTGCTGAAGCCGCTCGGCATCAAACTGCCGGTCTATCCCGTCAAAGGCTATTCGCTGACGATTCCGATCACCGATCCATCGCGCGCACCGGAGTCGACAGTGATGGACGAGACCTACAAGATCGCGATCACCAGGCTCGGTGACCGCATCCGGGTCGGCGGCATGGCGGAGATTTCGGGCTACACGAATGACCTTTGCAGCGCCCGGCGGCGCACGCTCGAACATTCGGTAACCGATCTGTTCCCGGGTGGTGATGTGCAGAAAGCATCGTTCTGGTCCGGCCTGAGGCCGATGACCCCGGACGGGACGCCGGTCATCGGTGCCACAAAGATCGCCGGTCTCTTCCTCAATACGGGCCATGGCACGCTGGGCTGGACGATGAGCTGCGGGTCGGCGCGGCTCATCAGCGACCTGGTGAGCGGCCGAAAGCCGGATATCGACGCGGCCGATCTCGCGATCGCCCGTTACAGCTGA
- a CDS encoding RidA family protein: protein MIEAIATADAPGAIGPFSQAIKVGDLLFVSGQLPIDPATGEFVSNDPVEQARQCLKNVAAIAKAAGSGIERTVKTTVLLTDLSKFADVNNVYATFFEKPFPARACYQVSALPKGAQVEIEAVIALRS, encoded by the coding sequence ATGATTGAAGCGATTGCAACTGCTGACGCACCGGGCGCCATTGGCCCCTTTTCCCAGGCGATAAAGGTCGGCGATCTGCTCTTCGTCTCGGGTCAGCTCCCAATCGACCCGGCTACCGGCGAGTTCGTGTCCAACGATCCCGTGGAGCAGGCAAGACAATGCCTGAAGAACGTCGCCGCGATCGCCAAGGCGGCGGGATCGGGAATCGAGAGGACCGTCAAGACGACCGTGCTGCTGACAGACCTTTCCAAATTCGCCGACGTCAACAATGTCTATGCAACATTCTTCGAGAAGCCCTTTCCCGCTCGCGCCTGCTATCAGGTCAGCGCTCTGCCGAAGGGCGCGCAGGTGGAAATTGAAGCGGTGATTGCCCTCAGGTCGTGA
- the selD gene encoding selenide, water dikinase SelD, whose product MDNSTATTPFRLTALAHGGGCGCKLAPSVLQQLLVDQPVGGQFARLLVGTETGDDAAVWQLDDETCIIATTDFFMPMVDDPFDFGRIAAANALSDVYAMGGRPIMALAIVGMPVEKMPTEMVREILRGGGAICAEAGIPVAGGHSIDSLEPIYGLAVIGTAPPASIRRNSDARVGDALILTKALGVGIYSAAFKKGALPSDAYAELIASTTLLNRVGAELAKNVDVHAVTDVTGFGILGHALEMARGSDKRISLRARDIALFARCAELAEAGYVTGASHRNWASYGMSVLVPDDLPPWQRHILTDPQTSGGLLVSCRPERAEALLRDIIQAGYSAARIIGQVEDGGPGLRVTT is encoded by the coding sequence ATGGATAATTCGACTGCGACAACGCCCTTTCGTCTGACGGCGCTTGCCCACGGCGGCGGCTGCGGCTGCAAGCTGGCGCCATCGGTGCTGCAGCAATTGCTGGTCGATCAACCCGTCGGCGGGCAATTCGCCCGGCTCCTCGTCGGCACCGAAACAGGTGACGATGCCGCCGTCTGGCAGCTCGATGACGAGACCTGCATCATAGCGACCACCGATTTCTTCATGCCGATGGTCGACGATCCTTTCGACTTCGGCCGGATCGCGGCGGCCAATGCGCTCTCCGATGTCTATGCCATGGGCGGACGGCCGATCATGGCGCTTGCGATCGTCGGCATGCCGGTCGAAAAAATGCCAACGGAGATGGTCCGGGAGATCCTGAGAGGCGGTGGCGCGATCTGTGCGGAGGCCGGCATTCCCGTTGCCGGCGGCCACTCGATCGATTCGCTGGAGCCGATCTATGGCCTTGCGGTGATCGGCACAGCCCCGCCCGCCAGCATTCGGCGCAACAGCGATGCCCGCGTCGGCGACGCGCTGATCCTGACGAAGGCGTTGGGGGTCGGAATCTATTCGGCGGCCTTCAAGAAGGGCGCATTGCCGTCGGATGCCTATGCCGAACTCATCGCCTCGACAACGCTCCTCAACCGTGTCGGCGCAGAGCTTGCAAAGAATGTCGATGTGCACGCCGTCACCGACGTTACCGGCTTCGGCATTCTCGGCCACGCGCTGGAGATGGCCAGGGGATCGGACAAGCGGATATCGCTCAGGGCACGCGACATTGCCCTCTTTGCCCGCTGCGCCGAACTCGCGGAAGCAGGATATGTGACCGGCGCCTCCCATCGCAACTGGGCGAGCTACGGCATGAGCGTGCTCGTTCCCGACGACCTCCCGCCATGGCAGCGCCACATCCTGACCGACCCCCAGACCTCCGGCGGTCTTCTCGTTTCCTGCAGACCGGAGCGCGCGGAAGCGCTGCTCCGGGACATTATTCAGGCGGGCTATTCGGCCGCGCGGATCATCGGCCAGGTCGAGGATGGTGGGCCGGGACTGCGTGTCACGACCTGA